One genomic segment of Ancylobacter sp. IITR112 includes these proteins:
- a CDS encoding superoxide dismutase, with product MSFTLPELPYSYDALAPYMSRETLEYHHDKHHLAYVNNGNNLLKGTEWEGQSLEEIVKGSFGKNAGLFNNAGQHFNHLHFWNWMKPNGGGALPGELEKKIVEDLGSVEKMKEDFIQAGVTQFGSGWNWLAVKDGKIVVMKTANGESPLVHGATPILGCDVWEHSYYIDYRNRRPDYLKAFVENLVNWDYVAELYSKAV from the coding sequence ATGTCCTTCACGCTTCCCGAGCTTCCCTACTCCTACGATGCTCTCGCCCCCTACATGTCGCGCGAGACGCTCGAATATCACCACGACAAGCACCACCTCGCCTATGTGAACAACGGCAACAACCTGCTGAAGGGCACCGAGTGGGAAGGCCAGTCGCTGGAAGAGATCGTCAAGGGTTCCTTCGGCAAGAATGCCGGCCTGTTCAACAATGCCGGCCAGCACTTCAACCACCTGCATTTCTGGAACTGGATGAAGCCGAATGGCGGTGGCGCCCTTCCCGGCGAGCTTGAGAAGAAGATCGTCGAGGATCTCGGCTCGGTCGAGAAGATGAAGGAAGACTTCATCCAGGCCGGCGTCACCCAGTTCGGCTCGGGCTGGAACTGGCTCGCGGTCAAGGACGGCAAGATCGTCGTCATGAAGACCGCCAATGGCGAGAGCCCGCTGGTGCACGGCGCCACCCCGATCCTCGGCTGCGACGTGTGGGAGCACTCCTACTACATCGACTACCGCAACCGCCGCCCGGACTATCTCAAGGCGTTCGTCGAGAACCTGGTGAACTGGGACTACGTCGCCGAGCTCTATTCCAAGGCCGTCTGA
- a CDS encoding S9 family peptidase, whose amino-acid sequence MSQDTTPRPAADHPPLVRQFHGQTLSDPYAWLRADNWREVMRDPALLAADIRDWLDAENTAAEAWLAPHAELRRQLVKEMRGRIKEDDSSVPSTDGPFAYFTRFREGGQHPLICRRPAGAIAGEAVLLDGDALAEGKAYFQFGDARQSPDHQLYAWTADEAGSEYYTLRIRDIEAGTDLPDRVTETTGDVLWSADGAYLFYIRRDAEHRPSFVYRHRLGTDPAEDVLVYEEPDKGFFVSLGHTQSRRFGLISCGDHDTSEVWLLDLDAPLDAPVLVEPRSPGLRYGVEHHPALHGVESLVIETNADGAEDFKIVVTPLDAPRRANWRDLVPHKPGRLLLSVCVLRAHLIRLEREDGLPRLVVRALSDGSEHAIAFAEEAYSLGFDPGFGFDKTEIRFTYSSMTTPSEVWDYDVASRARVLRKRQDVPSGHDPARYVTRRLMAPAPDGELIPVSLLYAAGTPLDGSAPCLLYGYGAYGIAIPAAFSTSRLSLVDRGFVFAIAHIRGGTEKGWRWYREGKLAKKTNTFSDFIAAAKHLIAEKIVAPDRIVAHGGSAGGMLMGAVANVRPDLFAGIVAEVPFVDVLNTMLDDTLPLTPPEWPEWGNPIADAEAFATIRAYSPYDNVTAQDYPAIFALAGLTDPRVTYWEPAKWVAKLRATKTDERPLLLRTNMEAGHGGAAGRFDRLEETAMIYAFALATAGR is encoded by the coding sequence GTGAGCCAGGACACGACGCCGCGCCCCGCGGCCGACCATCCGCCGCTGGTGCGCCAGTTCCACGGCCAGACGCTGAGCGACCCCTATGCCTGGCTGAGGGCCGACAACTGGCGCGAGGTGATGCGCGACCCGGCGCTTCTCGCCGCCGACATACGCGACTGGCTGGACGCCGAGAACACCGCCGCCGAGGCGTGGCTGGCGCCGCATGCCGAACTGCGCCGCCAACTGGTCAAGGAAATGCGCGGGCGCATCAAGGAGGATGATTCGTCCGTGCCATCGACGGATGGTCCCTTCGCCTATTTCACCCGCTTCCGCGAAGGCGGCCAGCATCCGCTCATCTGCCGCCGCCCGGCCGGCGCCATCGCCGGGGAGGCCGTGCTGCTCGACGGCGACGCGCTGGCGGAAGGCAAGGCCTATTTCCAGTTCGGCGACGCCCGCCAGTCGCCCGACCACCAGCTCTATGCCTGGACCGCCGACGAGGCCGGCTCGGAATATTACACGCTGCGCATCCGCGACATCGAGGCCGGCACCGACCTACCCGATCGCGTCACCGAAACCACGGGCGACGTGCTGTGGAGCGCGGATGGCGCCTATCTCTTCTACATCCGCCGCGACGCCGAGCACCGTCCGAGCTTCGTCTACCGCCACCGGCTCGGCACCGACCCCGCAGAGGACGTGCTGGTCTATGAGGAGCCGGACAAGGGCTTCTTCGTCTCGCTCGGCCACACCCAGTCGCGCCGCTTCGGCCTGATCTCCTGCGGCGACCACGACACCAGCGAGGTCTGGCTGCTCGACCTCGACGCTCCGCTCGACGCTCCCGTTCTGGTGGAGCCGCGCTCACCGGGCCTGCGCTACGGGGTGGAGCACCATCCCGCGCTCCATGGCGTGGAAAGCCTCGTCATCGAGACCAATGCCGACGGGGCCGAGGACTTCAAGATCGTCGTGACCCCGCTCGATGCCCCCCGCCGCGCCAATTGGCGCGATCTGGTGCCGCACAAGCCGGGGCGCCTGCTGCTCTCGGTCTGTGTGCTGCGCGCGCACCTCATCCGGCTGGAGCGCGAGGACGGCTTGCCCCGCCTCGTGGTACGGGCGCTGAGCGATGGCAGCGAGCACGCCATCGCCTTCGCCGAAGAGGCCTATTCGCTCGGCTTCGACCCCGGCTTCGGCTTCGACAAGACGGAAATCCGCTTCACCTATTCCTCCATGACCACGCCCTCCGAGGTGTGGGACTATGACGTGGCGAGCCGCGCCCGCGTGCTGCGCAAGCGTCAGGACGTGCCTTCGGGCCATGACCCCGCGCGCTATGTCACCCGGCGGCTGATGGCGCCCGCGCCCGATGGCGAGCTCATTCCCGTCTCGCTGCTCTATGCCGCCGGCACCCCGCTCGACGGCAGCGCCCCCTGCCTGCTCTATGGCTATGGCGCCTATGGCATCGCCATTCCCGCGGCCTTCTCCACCTCACGCCTGTCGCTCGTGGATCGCGGCTTCGTCTTCGCCATAGCCCATATACGCGGCGGGACGGAGAAGGGCTGGCGCTGGTACCGCGAGGGCAAGCTTGCGAAGAAGACCAACACGTTCAGTGACTTCATCGCCGCCGCCAAACATCTGATCGCCGAGAAGATCGTCGCCCCCGACCGCATCGTCGCCCATGGCGGCTCGGCCGGCGGCATGCTGATGGGGGCGGTGGCGAATGTGCGGCCCGACCTGTTCGCCGGCATCGTCGCGGAAGTGCCCTTCGTCGACGTGCTCAACACCATGCTCGACGACACGCTGCCGCTCACTCCGCCGGAATGGCCGGAATGGGGCAACCCGATCGCCGACGCTGAGGCGTTCGCCACCATCCGCGCCTATTCGCCCTACGACAATGTGACGGCGCAGGACTACCCCGCCATCTTCGCGCTGGCCGGGCTGACCGATCCGCGCGTGACCTATTGGGAACCGGCGAAATGGGTGGCGAAGCTGCGGGCAACCAAGACCGACGAACGCCCGCTGCTGCTGCGCACCAATATGGAAGCCGGCCATGGCGGCGCCGCCGGCCGCTTCGACCGGCTGGAGGAAACGGCGATGATCTACGCTTTCGCCCTCGCCACGGCCGGGCGTTGA
- the msrB gene encoding peptide-methionine (R)-S-oxide reductase MsrB codes for MDQISRRPRVVKSDAEWRAQLTPEQYRVTRGHGTECAFSGPHLSQKEPGLYRCVCCEAPLFRSNAKFESGTGWPSFFQPVDAGAVADYHDHSYGMHRIEVRCASCDAHLGHVFPDGPPPTRQRFCINGVALSFEADDAGGGTRG; via the coding sequence ATGGACCAGATCTCCCGCCGTCCCCGTGTGGTGAAGTCGGACGCGGAGTGGCGCGCCCAGCTCACCCCCGAGCAGTACCGCGTCACCCGTGGCCACGGCACGGAATGCGCCTTCAGCGGTCCCCACCTGTCGCAGAAGGAGCCCGGCCTCTACCGCTGCGTGTGCTGCGAGGCGCCGCTGTTCCGTTCCAACGCCAAGTTCGAATCGGGCACGGGCTGGCCGAGCTTCTTCCAGCCGGTCGATGCCGGGGCGGTCGCCGACTATCACGACCATTCCTACGGCATGCACCGCATCGAGGTGCGCTGCGCCAGTTGTGACGCGCATCTCGGCCATGTCTTCCCCGATGGCCCGCCCCCCACGCGCCAGCGCTTCTGCATCAATGGTGTCGCGCTCTCTTTCGAGGCGGATGACGCAGGCGGAGGAACGCGCGGGTGA
- a CDS encoding MucR family transcriptional regulator, whose product MSDINDADSYIELAADIVSAYVSNNAVSASELVTLLAEVHGALQRVDKGEAEVVVEPLKPAVPPKKSVMPDYIVCLEDGKKFKSLKRHLRTQYNLTPEAYREKWGLPADYPMVAPNYAAARSALAKEMGLGQQRRRSAAG is encoded by the coding sequence ATGAGCGATATCAACGACGCCGACAGCTATATCGAACTCGCCGCCGATATCGTCTCGGCTTATGTGAGCAATAATGCCGTTTCGGCCAGTGAACTCGTCACCCTCCTTGCGGAAGTGCACGGCGCGCTGCAGCGTGTCGACAAGGGCGAGGCCGAGGTGGTGGTCGAACCGCTCAAGCCTGCGGTGCCGCCGAAAAAGTCGGTGATGCCCGATTACATCGTGTGTCTGGAAGACGGCAAGAAGTTCAAGTCGCTCAAGCGGCACCTGCGGACGCAGTACAACCTCACGCCCGAGGCCTATCGCGAGAAATGGGGCCTGCCGGCCGACTATCCCATGGTTGCGCCCAACTATGCCGCCGCCCGCTCGGCGCTGGCGAAGGAGATGGGCCTCGGCCAGCAGCGCCGGCGCAGCGCCGCCGGCTGA
- a CDS encoding helix-turn-helix domain-containing protein has product MADPSSLSRAVRPAAEPCLLVARLAADATAIPLPHLLHPRRLDRRSASARALAMYLAHVGLGLPMSRVAAGFGRHRSTVAHACRRIEERRESAGWDRWVAALEDDARRLLPAAPGAAPQGGGAHG; this is encoded by the coding sequence ATGGCTGACCCTTCCTCCCTTTCCCGCGCGGTGCGGCCGGCGGCCGAGCCGTGTCTGCTCGTTGCCCGGCTGGCGGCGGATGCCACCGCCATCCCGCTGCCGCACCTGCTGCATCCGCGCCGCCTCGACCGGCGCTCCGCCTCCGCCCGTGCGCTGGCCATGTATCTCGCCCATGTCGGGCTCGGCCTGCCGATGAGCCGGGTCGCCGCCGGCTTCGGCCGCCACCGCTCCACCGTCGCCCATGCCTGCCGCCGGATCGAGGAGCGGCGCGAGAGTGCCGGCTGGGACCGCTGGGTCGCCGCGCTGGAAGACGACGCGCGGCGGCTGCTGCCTGCGGCACCCGGCGCCGCTCCGCAGGGAGGAGGCGCCCATGGCTGA
- a CDS encoding DUF6456 domain-containing protein has protein sequence MAERRIDHVEVEIEGERRMVAVDLEESPLGWLARRRGRDGRCFIAPLQLLAGERLRADFTRAGMAPRVTANWEAATRTDRAGAGAGLNASEAMLAARQRLARAMDAVGPEFAGLLLDVCGFLKGLEQVEQERGWPARTAKVVLALGLDRLARHYGLSAAAQGPSRARLRAWRAPDSAGAD, from the coding sequence ATGGCTGAGCGCCGTATCGACCATGTGGAGGTGGAGATCGAGGGCGAGCGTCGGATGGTCGCCGTCGATCTCGAGGAAAGCCCGCTCGGCTGGTTGGCGCGCCGGCGCGGACGTGATGGCCGATGCTTCATCGCGCCGCTGCAGCTTCTGGCGGGGGAACGGCTGCGGGCCGATTTCACCCGCGCCGGCATGGCGCCGCGCGTCACCGCCAATTGGGAGGCGGCGACACGGACCGACCGGGCCGGCGCCGGCGCCGGGCTCAACGCCTCGGAAGCGATGCTCGCCGCCCGCCAGCGGCTGGCGCGGGCGATGGACGCGGTGGGGCCGGAATTCGCCGGCCTGCTGCTGGATGTGTGCGGCTTCCTCAAAGGGCTCGAACAGGTGGAGCAGGAGCGCGGCTGGCCCGCGCGGACCGCCAAGGTGGTGCTGGCGCTGGGGCTCGACCGGCTCGCGCGCCATTACGGGCTGAGTGCGGCCGCGCAGGGCCCGAGCCGCGCCCGTCTCCGCGCATGGAGGGCGCCGGACAGCGCCGGCGCCGATTAG
- a CDS encoding SufE family protein, with amino-acid sequence MTSRIDSIVEDFELLDNWDDRYRYLIELGRALPPFPEERRSEQSKVQGCASQVWLVSDVTGDAHDPRLVLQGDSDAHIVRGLVALLLAFYSDRPAHEIVAADPANVFARIGLKDHLSPQRSNGVRSMVERIRADARAALQGTQQP; translated from the coding sequence ATGACATCCAGAATCGACAGCATCGTCGAGGATTTCGAACTTCTCGACAATTGGGACGACCGCTATCGCTACCTCATCGAACTGGGGCGCGCCCTGCCACCCTTCCCGGAGGAGCGGCGCAGCGAGCAGTCGAAGGTGCAGGGCTGCGCCAGCCAGGTCTGGCTGGTGAGCGATGTCACCGGCGACGCCCATGACCCGCGCCTGGTGCTGCAGGGCGATTCCGACGCTCATATCGTGCGCGGCCTCGTCGCCCTGCTGCTGGCTTTCTATTCCGACCGTCCGGCCCACGAGATCGTCGCCGCAGACCCCGCCAATGTGTTCGCGCGCATCGGCCTCAAGGACCACCTGAGCCCGCAGCGTTCCAATGGCGTACGCTCCATGGTCGAGCGCATCCGCGCCGATGCGCGGGCGGCGCTGCAGGGGACGCAGCAGCCCTAA
- a CDS encoding DUF5330 domain-containing protein, with protein MFFLLRVAFWLTVVFLLLPTVIGGPASNSPSEVPAAVGATGGSEPKVSAFDALSAASAAAADAGGFCARQPQACAIGASLIELIGQRAEAGARFALGYLSDQIVEEKRKAAARATGTRSGDTLTTHDLSPAWQGPRLAPGETAERTGAAGAAPTASPPTAVPASPATPGGVPLPPKRPA; from the coding sequence ATGTTCTTTCTGCTGCGCGTCGCCTTCTGGCTCACTGTCGTTTTTCTGCTGCTGCCGACCGTAATCGGCGGCCCGGCTTCCAACAGCCCCTCGGAGGTGCCGGCGGCGGTCGGCGCCACCGGAGGCAGCGAGCCGAAGGTGAGCGCCTTCGACGCGCTCTCGGCCGCCAGCGCGGCGGCGGCGGATGCCGGCGGCTTCTGTGCCCGTCAGCCTCAGGCCTGCGCCATCGGCGCCAGCCTGATCGAACTGATCGGTCAGCGGGCGGAAGCCGGGGCGCGCTTCGCGCTCGGTTATCTCTCCGATCAGATCGTCGAGGAAAAGCGCAAGGCGGCAGCCCGCGCCACCGGCACGCGCTCCGGCGACACGCTGACCACCCATGATCTCAGCCCCGCCTGGCAGGGCCCGCGCCTGGCCCCGGGCGAAACGGCCGAGCGCACCGGCGCGGCGGGAGCGGCACCGACAGCCTCGCCGCCGACCGCTGTTCCGGCATCGCCCGCCACGCCCGGCGGCGTGCCGCTGCCGCCCAAGCGCCCGGCCTGA
- a CDS encoding peptidoglycan-binding domain-containing protein, which produces MPRSYASDLLVDDIDLDGERVAGRPYRQGRRRSDLFMLVLAAGASAAVLFNALALQQGRPGPLTRGGTPGLAAPDIRQVETPRATQSMPPVIPPAPAAAPAAAPAAALPLDTAPVPAPVPPSKPNAPRAAAAAPPASVAAPLAPKAAAPAGELLPPGDVPVSPRVMDIQKALARLGYGPIRIDGIFGAATEEAIQRFERDRRLPVTGQMSDRVIRELTAVSGFTIR; this is translated from the coding sequence ATGCCCCGTTCCTATGCCAGCGATCTTCTGGTGGACGACATCGACCTCGATGGCGAGCGCGTCGCGGGGCGCCCCTACCGCCAGGGGCGGCGGCGCTCGGACCTGTTCATGCTCGTCCTCGCCGCCGGCGCCAGCGCCGCCGTGCTGTTCAACGCGCTGGCGCTGCAGCAGGGCCGTCCCGGTCCGCTGACACGCGGCGGCACGCCGGGCCTCGCCGCACCCGATATTCGCCAGGTGGAAACGCCGCGCGCCACCCAGAGCATGCCGCCGGTGATCCCGCCCGCGCCCGCCGCCGCCCCTGCAGCGGCGCCCGCCGCTGCGCTGCCGCTGGACACGGCCCCGGTGCCGGCGCCCGTACCGCCCTCCAAGCCCAACGCGCCGCGCGCGGCCGCCGCCGCTCCCCCGGCCAGCGTCGCTGCACCGTTGGCGCCGAAAGCCGCCGCGCCGGCGGGTGAATTGCTGCCGCCCGGCGATGTGCCGGTGTCGCCGCGCGTGATGGACATCCAGAAGGCGCTGGCGCGGCTCGGCTACGGCCCGATCCGCATTGACGGCATTTTCGGCGCCGCCACGGAAGAGGCGATCCAGCGCTTCGAGCGTGACCGCCGCCTGCCGGTGACGGGGCAGATGTCCGACCGCGTCATCCGCGAACTCACCGCCGTTTCCGGCTTCACCATCCGGTAG
- a CDS encoding DUF1491 family protein, with the protein MRLKSAIFVSALLRRANGAGAFAAVRRRGAEEAGAVFVIVATQDGRAALYGPALPSLDAAAAEDDGVRRFTLLVPPGSPESEAEARMAREARYDSDLWLVEIEDRAGRCFLDLASD; encoded by the coding sequence ATGCGGCTGAAAAGCGCGATCTTCGTATCCGCCCTGCTGCGCCGCGCCAATGGCGCCGGCGCCTTCGCCGCCGTGCGCCGGCGCGGGGCGGAAGAGGCGGGCGCGGTGTTCGTGATCGTGGCGACGCAGGATGGCCGGGCCGCGCTGTACGGCCCGGCGCTGCCCTCGCTGGACGCGGCGGCGGCTGAAGACGACGGGGTGCGGCGCTTCACCCTTCTGGTGCCGCCCGGCAGTCCCGAGAGCGAGGCGGAGGCGCGGATGGCGCGCGAGGCGCGCTATGATTCCGATCTCTGGCTGGTGGAAATCGAAGACCGCGCCGGCCGTTGCTTTCTCGATCTCGCCTCGGATTAG
- a CDS encoding DUF2336 domain-containing protein has product MLRLLMREFLRQPLLNEAAETRFTTLAIRLIESVDLALAARHVREIAAHPGLPRALARHLAAGPLSLAGPILRLSPALDDKDLTELAEQLGPAHLAAMAARREVTPALAKRLAELIHRRSAGPTPASAEDGPDADAATIGPAPAAISGKPAEPAEPAPPAVPDFFRAGPEERAALIARLVTLPPLPLAERPAAAPAAFIDALLDAAKAKDSAALAALMERALAVTPANAARIVAEETGQALAVVARALGLSFAILSRVLFRLHPVAGRSAGEMARLAEMFDELPLASAQHLVASWRAERRVARERAEDAPSMRSFNQPHAAPATSPSVTENRQRSS; this is encoded by the coding sequence ATGCTGCGGCTTCTGATGCGCGAATTCCTGCGCCAGCCGCTTCTGAACGAGGCGGCGGAAACCCGGTTCACCACCCTCGCCATCCGCCTGATCGAGAGTGTCGACCTCGCGCTCGCCGCCCGCCATGTGCGCGAAATCGCGGCGCATCCGGGGCTACCGCGCGCGCTCGCCCGCCATCTCGCCGCCGGCCCGCTCTCGCTCGCAGGGCCGATCCTGCGCCTGTCGCCGGCGCTGGACGACAAGGACCTCACGGAACTCGCCGAGCAGCTCGGCCCCGCCCATCTCGCCGCCATGGCGGCCCGGCGCGAGGTGACGCCGGCGCTGGCCAAGCGACTCGCCGAACTCATCCATCGCCGCAGCGCTGGCCCCACCCCGGCGTCTGCCGAGGACGGGCCGGACGCTGACGCAGCAACAATCGGCCCCGCGCCCGCCGCCATCTCGGGCAAACCCGCCGAGCCCGCCGAGCCCGCCCCGCCGGCGGTGCCGGACTTCTTCCGCGCCGGCCCGGAGGAGCGTGCCGCCCTCATCGCCCGCCTCGTCACCCTGCCGCCGCTGCCGCTGGCCGAACGCCCGGCGGCGGCGCCGGCCGCCTTCATCGACGCGCTGCTCGACGCCGCCAAGGCCAAGGACAGCGCCGCCCTCGCCGCGCTGATGGAGCGCGCGCTCGCCGTGACGCCGGCGAACGCCGCTCGGATCGTTGCGGAGGAAACCGGCCAGGCGCTCGCCGTGGTCGCCCGCGCCCTCGGCCTGTCTTTCGCCATCCTCTCGCGCGTACTGTTCCGGCTGCACCCGGTGGCCGGACGTTCGGCCGGGGAGATGGCGCGGCTGGCGGAAATGTTCGACGAGCTGCCCCTCGCCAGCGCCCAGCATCTGGTCGCCTCCTGGCGCGCCGAGCGCCGGGTGGCGCGCGAGCGGGCGGAAGACGCGCCCTCGATGCGCAGCTTCAACCAGCCCCATGCCGCCCCGGCGACGAGCCCCTCCGTCACGGAGAACCGCCAGCGCAGCAGCTAG
- a CDS encoding DUF1254 domain-containing protein, which yields MSRFILAALAGLVLGLIVHLAAVLMLPYLAERDAYARLAAAAGPNEVEPIDDPSELGAVLPASDPAFISAVCLYDLAAGPLKVRVPTTEDYTSVSFYTRYGLPFYAINDRSAGRSIIELDLMNAKQRAALPEDDEVTAADRLIVESPSDEGIVLIRALVRERSARDEVRARMQLANCGPAA from the coding sequence ATGAGCCGTTTCATCCTCGCCGCCCTGGCCGGCCTTGTGCTGGGCCTTATCGTGCATCTCGCTGCGGTGCTGATGCTGCCCTATCTCGCCGAACGCGACGCTTATGCGCGCCTCGCGGCCGCAGCCGGCCCCAATGAGGTCGAGCCGATCGACGACCCGTCCGAGCTCGGCGCCGTGCTACCGGCGAGCGATCCCGCCTTCATCTCGGCGGTTTGCCTTTATGATCTCGCCGCCGGTCCACTCAAGGTGCGGGTGCCGACGACCGAGGATTACACCTCGGTATCCTTCTACACCCGCTACGGCCTGCCCTTTTACGCGATCAATGACCGCTCGGCGGGGCGCTCCATCATCGAGCTCGACCTGATGAACGCCAAGCAGCGCGCGGCGCTGCCGGAGGATGACGAGGTGACGGCCGCCGACCGGCTGATCGTGGAATCGCCGAGCGACGAGGGTATCGTGCTCATCCGCGCCCTCGTGCGCGAACGCAGCGCGCGCGACGAGGTTCGCGCGCGCATGCAGCTTGCGAATTGCGGACCCGCCGCCTGA
- a CDS encoding DUF1214 domain-containing protein yields the protein MRSLLFLLILAIGTVVGLGLTWITTVNGYGPGLVRSGPWETWPRAGTETADPYARAALARAGELPLELADGIAFVASTDSTGRPLDGRCDIRVAGSLPQARFWTLTLTDAQGRLIDNAARRTGFTSAEVVWNRDGTLDVALGPRAQAGNWLPTGARDRLILTFRLYDTSVGLANRTSDAPEMPRITTERCPWERSS from the coding sequence GTGCGCTCCCTGCTGTTCCTCCTGATCCTGGCCATCGGCACCGTCGTCGGGCTCGGCCTGACCTGGATCACCACGGTCAATGGCTACGGGCCGGGACTGGTGCGTTCGGGCCCCTGGGAGACCTGGCCGCGCGCCGGCACGGAAACGGCCGACCCCTATGCCCGCGCCGCGCTCGCCCGCGCCGGCGAGTTGCCGCTGGAACTGGCGGACGGCATCGCCTTCGTCGCCTCCACCGATTCGACCGGCCGGCCGCTCGACGGGCGCTGCGACATCCGCGTCGCCGGCAGCCTGCCGCAGGCGCGCTTCTGGACCCTCACCCTCACCGATGCGCAGGGCCGGCTGATCGACAATGCCGCCCGGCGCACCGGCTTCACCAGCGCCGAGGTGGTGTGGAACCGCGACGGCACGCTGGACGTGGCGCTCGGGCCGCGCGCCCAGGCCGGCAACTGGCTGCCGACCGGCGCGCGCGACCGGCTCATCCTCACCTTCCGCCTCTACGACACCTCCGTCGGCCTCGCCAACCGCACCAGCGACGCGCCGGAGATGCCGCGCATCACCACCGAGCGCTGCCCCTGGGAGCGCAGCTCATGA